A DNA window from Leptolyngbya sp. KIOST-1 contains the following coding sequences:
- a CDS encoding GAF domain-containing hybrid sensor histidine kinase/response regulator, giving the protein MPIFLDRGTEQDLPRAALVLLGQFLRQYSQQQQLSLLTQADLPTDSAEDEFFGCLLGPDLAVVITARPHSGDRDRILVCLVTDADGIAAWLQQQGFPKPKSPLSTSVTALGQFMLAWVKLCAEANGTGAQTVISWQQERRLLLNQVIAKIQGSLELTEILETTVAEVCRFLQADRLLIYQFNLPSTPAVKTMDSPRADSGGEVVQGNGDQALTARGYITYEARSSDRLPSVLHYTEHLCFQTDPDRSSRVLRYPQERPIAIDDIADTYRDRPCLLNFLQQVQVKSKAVAPIVVEQDLWGLLIVHQCQHQRRWQPWETEFLQHIAEHLAIAINQAQLYHRLQQQTQNLEVCVVERTQDLRDALVAAESANRAKSEFLATMSHELRTPLTYIIGMSATLQRWSLGELSPRQRDYLSTIQASGEHLLRVINDILDVSKIENGRTVLDLRQFSLTSLCRQSVDAFRNEAARNTIDIGLDLKLSDGQDSFVADPRRVRQILANLLSNAVKFTPAEGKVVLRVRREQNDAVFHIEDTGIGIAASAHALLFEKFQQLENVRQREHQGTGLGLALTKQLVDLHGGSIKVSSEVGVGSVFTVRIPLQRSVAPLNTGEIAAEPAMGRIVLVEDNEETATLICDMLTAAAYQVIWIVDGSRVLDQVALLQPAAVITSLTLASADGCDIIVALRQQADALETKILALIELDDHTQAERAVKAGANDWVSKPVDPRQLLSTVNGIMAAQPSLGINS; this is encoded by the coding sequence ATGCCTATATTTCTCGACCGTGGCACTGAACAGGACTTGCCCAGGGCTGCTCTGGTTTTGCTGGGGCAGTTTTTGCGTCAGTACAGCCAGCAGCAGCAGCTCAGCCTGCTGACCCAGGCCGACCTACCCACCGACTCCGCTGAAGACGAGTTTTTTGGCTGCCTGCTGGGGCCAGACCTGGCGGTGGTAATTACGGCGCGGCCCCACAGCGGCGATCGCGATCGCATCCTGGTCTGCCTAGTCACCGATGCCGATGGGATCGCCGCCTGGCTCCAGCAGCAGGGGTTTCCCAAACCCAAATCCCCCCTCTCCACCAGCGTCACCGCCCTGGGTCAGTTTATGCTGGCCTGGGTCAAGCTCTGTGCCGAAGCCAACGGAACCGGTGCCCAAACCGTGATCAGCTGGCAGCAGGAGCGTCGGCTGCTGCTCAACCAGGTGATCGCCAAGATTCAGGGCAGTCTGGAGCTGACCGAAATCCTTGAAACCACCGTCGCCGAAGTGTGTCGGTTCTTGCAGGCCGATCGCCTGCTGATCTATCAGTTCAATCTCCCCTCGACCCCGGCGGTCAAAACCATGGACAGCCCCCGAGCGGACAGTGGGGGGGAGGTGGTCCAGGGAAATGGCGACCAGGCTCTCACTGCCAGGGGCTACATCACCTATGAGGCGCGGTCGAGCGATCGACTGCCCTCCGTACTCCACTACACCGAGCACCTCTGCTTTCAAACCGATCCCGACAGGTCCAGCCGCGTGCTGCGCTACCCCCAGGAACGACCGATCGCAATCGACGATATTGCCGACACCTACCGCGATCGCCCCTGTCTGCTGAACTTTTTGCAGCAGGTGCAGGTCAAGTCCAAGGCGGTGGCCCCGATTGTGGTGGAGCAGGACCTGTGGGGCCTGCTGATTGTGCACCAGTGCCAGCACCAGCGGCGCTGGCAACCCTGGGAAACCGAATTTTTGCAACACATTGCCGAGCATCTGGCGATCGCCATCAACCAGGCTCAGCTCTACCACCGCCTTCAGCAGCAGACCCAAAACCTCGAAGTTTGCGTGGTCGAGCGCACCCAGGATCTGCGCGATGCCCTGGTCGCCGCCGAGTCCGCCAACCGGGCCAAAAGCGAGTTTTTGGCCACCATGAGCCACGAACTGCGCACCCCCCTCACCTACATTATCGGCATGTCGGCCACCCTCCAGCGCTGGTCGCTGGGCGAGCTTTCCCCGCGCCAGCGCGACTACCTCTCCACCATTCAAGCCAGTGGCGAGCACCTGCTGCGCGTCATCAACGACATTTTAGACGTCTCCAAAATTGAGAATGGCCGCACCGTCCTCGACCTGCGCCAGTTCTCGCTGACCTCCCTCTGCCGCCAGAGTGTCGATGCTTTTCGCAACGAGGCGGCCCGAAACACCATCGACATCGGCCTCGACCTGAAGCTGTCCGACGGTCAGGACTCCTTTGTCGCCGACCCCCGCCGGGTGCGGCAAATTTTGGCCAATTTACTCAGCAACGCCGTCAAGTTCACCCCCGCCGAAGGCAAAGTGGTGCTGCGAGTGCGGCGCGAGCAAAACGACGCCGTGTTTCACATTGAGGACACCGGCATTGGCATTGCCGCGTCCGCCCACGCCCTGCTGTTTGAGAAATTTCAGCAGCTCGAAAATGTGCGCCAGCGAGAGCACCAGGGCACCGGGCTAGGGCTGGCCCTGACCAAGCAATTGGTCGACCTCCACGGCGGCTCGATCAAGGTGAGTTCCGAGGTGGGGGTGGGCTCTGTCTTTACGGTGCGAATTCCGCTGCAGCGATCGGTGGCTCCTCTGAATACTGGGGAAATCGCTGCCGAGCCTGCGATGGGGCGAATTGTGCTGGTCGAAGACAACGAAGAGACCGCCACGCTAATCTGCGACATGCTCACGGCCGCCGCCTACCAGGTGATCTGGATTGTGGACGGTTCGCGGGTGCTCGACCAGGTGGCCCTGCTCCAGCCTGCCGCGGTGATCACTAGCCTCACCCTGGCCAGTGCCGACGGCTGCGACATCATTGTGGCCCTGCGCCAGCAAGCCGATGCCCTGGAGACGAAAATTCTGGCCCTGATCGAGCTAGACGACCACACCCAGGCGGAGCGGGCAGTCAAGGCTGGGGCCAACGACTGGGTTAGCAAGCCCGTCGATCCTCGCCAACTGCTGTCCACGGTGAATGGAATTATGGCGGCGCAGCCATCTCTGGGAATCAACTCCTGA
- a CDS encoding TPM domain-containing protein: MKHALTVLVICVVSLCAWLPMAPALAYDNPELLPDNQTAIIDLAKSLTSRQEEDLDSQLNEFETETGWKLRVLTQYDQTPGRAVKDFWGLDDRSIMLVADPRGGNLLNFSVGDAVYDLLPRTFWIELQTRYGNQFFVRENGEDNSILSALESIQECLRQGGCNVVPGLPQEQWVLTLITSIVGGVVCGFAAHPRKPGQVLAWQWVLIFSPLWGILFFAFGIGPVVTRTSDWLPLIRNVAGFLIGALVAYLTPAFGSPASNSET, from the coding sequence ATGAAACACGCGCTAACTGTTTTAGTCATCTGTGTGGTAAGCCTCTGCGCCTGGCTGCCGATGGCACCGGCCCTGGCCTACGACAATCCCGAACTCCTGCCTGACAACCAGACCGCCATCATCGACCTGGCCAAGTCGCTCACCTCCCGCCAGGAGGAAGATCTGGACTCCCAGCTCAACGAATTTGAAACCGAAACCGGCTGGAAACTGCGGGTGTTGACTCAGTACGACCAGACCCCAGGCCGAGCGGTCAAAGACTTTTGGGGCCTCGACGATCGCAGCATCATGCTGGTGGCCGACCCCCGCGGTGGCAACCTGCTCAACTTCAGCGTCGGCGACGCCGTCTACGACCTGCTGCCCCGCACCTTCTGGATTGAGCTGCAAACCCGCTACGGCAACCAGTTCTTTGTGCGCGAAAACGGCGAGGACAATTCCATTCTCAGCGCCCTAGAGTCGATTCAGGAATGCCTGCGCCAGGGCGGCTGCAATGTGGTGCCCGGTCTGCCCCAGGAGCAGTGGGTGCTGACGTTGATCACCTCCATCGTGGGTGGGGTGGTCTGTGGTTTTGCCGCCCACCCGCGCAAGCCGGGGCAGGTACTAGCCTGGCAGTGGGTGCTGATTTTTTCGCCGCTGTGGGGCATTTTGTTCTTTGCCTTTGGCATTGGCCCGGTGGTGACCCGCACCAGCGATTGGCTGCCCCTAATCCGCAACGTGGCGGGCTTTTTGATTGGGGCGCTGGTGGCCTACCTGACTCCCGCCTTTGGCAGTCCGGCCTCCAATTCTGAGACGTAG
- a CDS encoding GNAT family N-acetyltransferase has protein sequence MKIRPGEVADSAAIAALLTELGYPVSAAFIAASLQRQLAHPDAALLVAAQGEAVLGFISLHFIPQLGLPGDFCRISYFCVDPGTRGQGVGTALEAATCALAEARGCDRIEVHCHSRRELAHRFYFRHGYTESPKYLQKPVQPSPG, from the coding sequence ATGAAGATTAGACCCGGCGAGGTAGCCGATAGCGCTGCGATCGCCGCCCTGCTGACCGAGTTGGGCTACCCGGTCAGTGCCGCCTTTATCGCCGCTAGCCTCCAGCGTCAGCTGGCGCACCCCGACGCTGCCCTGCTAGTAGCGGCTCAGGGGGAGGCTGTGCTGGGCTTTATATCGCTGCACTTTATTCCTCAGCTGGGACTCCCCGGCGACTTTTGCCGCATCAGCTACTTCTGCGTCGATCCGGGGACGCGGGGACAGGGGGTGGGCACCGCCCTCGAAGCCGCCACCTGTGCTCTGGCTGAAGCCCGGGGCTGCGATCGCATTGAAGTCCATTGCCACAGTCGACGAGAGTTGGCCCATCGGTTCTATTTCCGCCACGGCTATACCGAGTCACCCAAGTATCTTCAAAAACCTGTCCAGCCCAGCCCAGGCTAG
- a CDS encoding general stress protein — MVNTQTKTNLNQTPSKRVVGVFKRREDLESALRALNDAGVPKEKISLLAKHVENVEGAADLTNNQGNEAAEGAGIGATTGTVLGGVGGFLVGAGVLAIPGVGPVLAAGVGISEIAATLAGAGIGAATGGLVGALVGAGIPEDRAKTYEKRIKAGDYLLMVDGSVDDVHRVESILRDRHIEEMGTYDAPAATTQPGAAATTGTRVTGTTAAGSKAVGTNAAPGRTTAPKGRTGATDARDIDNDGEPEVIVVDNRTQQPRRS; from the coding sequence ATGGTCAACACACAAACCAAAACCAACCTCAACCAAACCCCCTCTAAGCGAGTTGTGGGTGTCTTCAAACGCCGTGAAGATCTCGAAAGCGCCCTGCGGGCGCTCAACGATGCCGGTGTGCCTAAGGAGAAAATTTCTCTGCTGGCCAAGCATGTCGAAAACGTCGAAGGCGCTGCAGACCTGACCAATAACCAGGGCAACGAAGCAGCCGAAGGGGCTGGTATCGGTGCCACCACAGGTACCGTGCTCGGCGGTGTCGGTGGTTTCCTGGTGGGCGCAGGGGTCCTGGCGATTCCAGGGGTAGGTCCCGTACTGGCCGCAGGGGTCGGTATTTCTGAAATCGCTGCCACCCTGGCCGGTGCCGGTATTGGTGCCGCCACTGGTGGTCTGGTGGGCGCTCTAGTGGGGGCCGGTATCCCTGAAGACCGCGCCAAAACCTACGAGAAGCGCATCAAAGCCGGTGACTACTTGCTGATGGTCGATGGTAGCGTAGACGACGTGCACCGAGTGGAGTCGATTCTGCGCGATCGCCACATTGAAGAAATGGGTACCTACGATGCCCCGGCAGCGACCACCCAACCTGGGGCCGCTGCCACCACGGGCACCAGAGTCACTGGGACAACCGCCGCAGGCTCGAAGGCCGTAGGGACGAATGCCGCTCCCGGTCGCACCACTGCTCCCAAGGGCCGCACCGGCGCCACCGATGCCCGTGACATCGACAATGACGGCGAGCCCGAGGTGATTGTGGTCGACAACCGCACCCAACAGCCCCGGCGCAGCTAG
- the alaS gene encoding alanine--tRNA ligase: MAKSPTPVSTTMTGAEIRQTFLEFYAARGHAIKPSASLVPEDPTVLLTIAGMLQFKPIFLGQRQSDVDRATTSQKCIRTNDIENVGRTARHHTFFEMLGNFSFGDYFKEQAIAWAWELSTQVFKLPPDRLVVSVFREDDEAFAIWRDQVGIPAHRIQRMDEADNFWALGPTGPCGPCSEIYYDFHPELGDDHIDLEDDSRFIEFYNLVFMQYNRDAEGTLTPLQNQNIDTGLGLERMAQILQRVPNNYETDLILPIIKTAADLAGLDYAKADEKTKVSLKVIGDHVRAVVHMIADGITASNVGRGYILRRLIRRVVRHGRLIGIEGAFISKVAEAAIQLAEAPFPNTRQREAQIKAELDREEARFLETLERGEKLLADILQRESGSKTKQISGTDAFVLYDTYGFPLELTQEVAEEQGLTVDVAGFETAMEEQRQRSKDAHETIDLTVQGSLDSLAEHIHSTEFLGYKDTSSTSTVEALLVGGESVEAIAAGQEAQVVLNQTPFYAESGGQVGDRGYLSGDDLVIRVHDVKKDGDFFVHFGKVERGTLKVGDQVTAQIDRACRRRAQANHTATHLLQAALKKLVDPDISQAGSLVAFDRLRFDFNCPRALSTDEVQQVEAQVNSWIAEGHQGDVTVMPLEEAKAKGAIAMFGEKYSADVRVIDFPGVSMELCGGTHVSNTAEIGLFKIISETGVASGTRRIEAVAGPAVLEYLNVRDAVVRDLSERFKAKPEELSDRVTTLQSDLKTAQKELEALKSELAVLKSDQLLAEAEAVGSLKIIVAELEGVSAEALKTAAERLLQKLGAGAVVLGSVPEPEKVSLVAAFSPEVIEQKLQAGKFIGGIAKIAGGGGGGRPNLAQAGGRDPGKLPEALAAAKQQLVDALGA, from the coding sequence ATGGCAAAGTCCCCCACCCCCGTCTCCACCACAATGACCGGCGCAGAGATTCGCCAGACGTTTCTGGAGTTTTACGCAGCGCGGGGCCACGCCATCAAACCCAGCGCCTCCCTGGTGCCCGAGGACCCCACAGTGCTGCTCACTATCGCGGGGATGCTCCAGTTTAAGCCGATCTTTTTGGGCCAGCGTCAGTCAGATGTGGACCGGGCTACCACCTCGCAAAAGTGCATTCGCACCAACGACATTGAGAACGTAGGCCGCACGGCGCGCCACCACACGTTTTTTGAGATGCTGGGCAACTTCAGCTTTGGCGATTATTTCAAGGAACAGGCGATCGCCTGGGCCTGGGAACTTTCTACCCAGGTGTTTAAGCTACCGCCCGATCGCCTGGTGGTGAGCGTGTTCCGCGAAGACGATGAGGCCTTTGCCATCTGGCGCGACCAGGTGGGCATCCCCGCCCACCGCATTCAGCGCATGGATGAGGCCGACAACTTCTGGGCCTTAGGCCCCACCGGCCCCTGCGGCCCCTGCTCGGAGATCTATTACGACTTCCACCCCGAGCTGGGCGACGACCACATTGACCTCGAAGACGACTCGCGCTTTATCGAGTTCTACAACCTGGTGTTTATGCAGTACAACCGGGATGCCGAGGGCACCCTGACGCCGCTGCAAAACCAAAACATTGACACCGGCCTGGGCCTAGAGCGCATGGCCCAGATTTTGCAGCGGGTGCCCAACAACTACGAAACGGACCTGATTCTGCCGATCATTAAGACGGCGGCGGATCTGGCCGGGCTCGACTACGCCAAGGCCGACGAAAAGACGAAGGTTTCCCTCAAGGTGATCGGCGACCACGTGCGGGCCGTCGTCCACATGATTGCCGACGGCATTACCGCTTCCAACGTGGGTCGGGGCTACATTCTGCGGCGGCTGATTCGGCGGGTGGTGCGCCACGGGCGGCTGATCGGCATTGAGGGTGCTTTCATAAGCAAGGTGGCCGAGGCGGCGATTCAACTGGCGGAGGCACCGTTCCCCAACACGCGGCAGCGCGAGGCCCAGATCAAAGCCGAACTCGATCGCGAAGAGGCCCGCTTTCTCGAAACCCTGGAGCGGGGCGAAAAGCTACTGGCCGATATTCTCCAGCGCGAGAGCGGCTCAAAGACGAAGCAGATCTCGGGTACCGACGCCTTCGTGCTCTACGACACCTACGGCTTTCCGCTAGAGCTAACCCAGGAAGTGGCCGAAGAGCAGGGGCTCACCGTCGATGTGGCCGGGTTCGAGACGGCGATGGAAGAGCAGCGCCAGCGCTCTAAAGACGCCCACGAAACCATTGACCTGACGGTGCAGGGCAGCCTGGATAGCCTGGCGGAACACATTCACTCGACGGAGTTTTTGGGCTACAAAGACACCAGCAGCACCAGCACCGTGGAGGCGCTGCTGGTCGGTGGCGAATCGGTAGAGGCGATCGCGGCGGGCCAGGAGGCCCAGGTGGTGCTGAACCAGACCCCCTTCTACGCGGAGTCGGGCGGGCAGGTGGGCGATCGCGGCTACCTGTCGGGCGACGACCTGGTGATTCGCGTCCACGATGTCAAAAAAGACGGCGATTTCTTTGTCCACTTTGGCAAAGTCGAGCGGGGAACGCTAAAAGTTGGCGACCAGGTGACGGCCCAGATCGATCGCGCCTGCCGCCGTCGCGCCCAGGCCAACCACACCGCTACCCACCTGCTGCAAGCAGCGCTGAAAAAGCTGGTCGATCCCGACATTTCGCAGGCCGGTTCCCTCGTCGCCTTCGATCGCCTGCGGTTTGACTTCAACTGCCCCCGCGCCCTGAGCACCGACGAGGTGCAGCAGGTCGAAGCCCAGGTGAACAGCTGGATTGCCGAAGGCCACCAGGGCGATGTGACGGTGATGCCCCTGGAGGAAGCCAAGGCCAAGGGCGCGATCGCCATGTTTGGCGAAAAGTACAGCGCCGACGTGCGGGTAATCGACTTCCCCGGCGTCTCCATGGAGCTGTGCGGCGGCACCCACGTCAGCAACACCGCCGAGATTGGCCTGTTTAAGATCATTTCTGAAACCGGGGTGGCCTCCGGCACTCGCCGGATTGAGGCCGTGGCTGGCCCCGCCGTGCTGGAGTACCTGAACGTGCGCGATGCGGTGGTGCGCGACCTGTCAGAGCGCTTCAAGGCCAAGCCCGAGGAATTGAGTGATCGCGTCACCACCCTGCAAAGCGACCTCAAGACCGCTCAAAAAGAGCTGGAAGCCCTCAAGTCGGAGCTGGCGGTGCTGAAATCGGACCAGCTTTTGGCCGAGGCTGAGGCGGTAGGGTCGCTCAAAATCATTGTGGCGGAGCTAGAAGGGGTCAGCGCTGAGGCCCTCAAGACCGCCGCCGAGCGCCTGCTGCAAAAGCTGGGGGCCGGGGCCGTGGTGCTGGGCTCGGTGCCGGAGCCTGAGAAGGTGAGCCTGGTCGCCGCCTTTAGCCCTGAAGTGATTGAGCAAAAGCTGCAAGCGGGCAAGTTCATCGGCGGCATCGCCAAGATTGCGGGCGGCGGCGGCGGCGGCAGGCCCAACCTGGCCCAGGCGGGCGGGCGCGATCCGGGTAAGCTGCCCGAGGCACTGGCGGCGGCTAAACAGCAGTTGGTGGACGCTCTGGGGGCTTAG
- a CDS encoding HigA family addiction module antitoxin — protein MGKDKLKPVHPGEILLEEFLKPMNLSQNQIALALRVPARRINEIVHGKRRITADTALRLARYFNMSPRFWLGLQMDYDLDVAEDEIGDRLNQEVIAIAPRP, from the coding sequence ATGGGCAAGGACAAGCTAAAACCAGTGCATCCGGGCGAAATCTTGTTGGAAGAATTTCTCAAGCCCATGAACCTGAGCCAGAATCAAATTGCCTTGGCCCTGAGGGTGCCAGCCCGGCGCATCAATGAAATCGTTCACGGCAAGCGGCGTATTACCGCCGACACCGCCCTGCGCCTAGCTCGTTACTTTAATATGTCCCCCCGGTTTTGGCTCGGCTTGCAGATGGACTACGACCTGGATGTCGCCGAAGACGAGATTGGCGATCGCCTCAACCAGGAAGTTATAGCGATCGCCCCCCGACCCTAG
- a CDS encoding DUF2281 domain-containing protein — protein sequence MANQRSDDLVAEVLDFAEFLKQRQQKTLAGDD from the coding sequence ATGGCCAACCAGCGATCGGACGATCTGGTGGCGGAGGTGCTAGATTTTGCAGAGTTCCTAAAGCAGCGACAGCAAAAGACCCTAGCGGGTGATGACTAA
- a CDS encoding NADPH-dependent FMN reductase produces the protein MKLEIAKKASQSFNQLAQRGHNAIFADALEYDFGLLDRMYKEHEPGQVPVKMEELAEHIRSADGFVVVTGEYNHSVQPGLSNLMDHFLEEYYFRPAGIVSYSVGGFGGVRAAVHLRVMLGEMGMPTISSMFAISKITEAIDADGKAQDESLIKRLGSFLDELEWYEEALKRQRDEKGRPF, from the coding sequence ATGAAATTAGAGATTGCAAAAAAAGCCTCGCAGTCCTTCAATCAACTGGCCCAGCGAGGCCACAATGCTATCTTTGCTGATGCCCTGGAGTACGACTTTGGCCTGCTCGATCGCATGTACAAAGAGCACGAGCCTGGTCAGGTTCCAGTCAAAATGGAGGAACTGGCTGAGCACATTCGTAGCGCCGATGGGTTTGTGGTGGTAACGGGCGAATACAACCACTCTGTTCAGCCGGGGCTGAGCAATTTGATGGATCACTTTCTGGAAGAGTACTACTTTCGCCCGGCGGGGATTGTGTCGTACTCGGTGGGGGGATTTGGCGGGGTGCGGGCCGCTGTGCACCTGCGGGTGATGCTGGGGGAGATGGGTATGCCCACCATTTCGTCGATGTTTGCGATCTCAAAGATTACCGAGGCGATCGACGCCGATGGCAAGGCCCAGGATGAGTCATTGATCAAACGCCTGGGTTCCTTTTTAGACGAGCTGGAGTGGTACGAAGAGGCCCTCAAGCGGCAGCGCGACGAAAAGGGAAGGCCCTTTTAG
- a CDS encoding AIPR family protein yields MKEIEEQLPDFLQTYGGLLSHFNNHFSNLNSYERGASFAQLVRKLIPHTTTGERFSIPTLNQHSHDKGVDLECLSKDKCEALYIQSKYTIKNIDELDIIFSKFMTFDQELEASLTPKDQPKQFSLLPEEGSSEKVESEVTRNYMIVTTSDIKGLIEKYEKSKRSTLDFYRKLTRSNRVYIIDGPSLVPVLQKTYRKLHVLPSNFELSSTQHFIHIGNVYLGVIPAPEIARLYDEFGDALFLENIREFLGVLGQRNSLTDVNREILESLEKDPENFLAKNNGLTFRAGQVSLISENTLSLRSASIVNGLQTTMSIVEQPSPKSYVSVKIVETEHSWEIAKASNFQNKVDRIDLDLAEYIRPRQIRTSASNAGISFEYLQNKKEDNVFEVLETIYQDRVSYQEIRSLFIGIFSRNPNNIINPDYNQLRTDLIDRIYAEDPRGEKLFSTLFSIQALIQRAAEEVQDIFRGKEYSDLFKRFWEEAKPNYRAFLAILAMCGCVRSNIYQDSGKLDFESISIFLERVTEVVDGSPDVYIRYFRHSFKTVASHLISQGNSKEVTLQNMYRSMHRAQFSPLFLQVCMNADDDDFLRKPQL; encoded by the coding sequence ATGAAAGAAATTGAAGAGCAGCTTCCAGACTTCCTTCAAACTTACGGAGGCTTACTATCTCACTTCAATAATCATTTTTCTAATCTTAACTCTTATGAACGGGGTGCAAGCTTTGCACAGCTCGTCAGAAAACTCATACCGCATACAACTACAGGGGAAAGATTTTCAATTCCAACTCTTAATCAGCACTCACACGACAAAGGAGTTGACCTTGAGTGCCTAAGCAAAGACAAGTGTGAAGCTCTTTATATTCAGTCCAAATACACAATCAAGAATATTGATGAACTTGATATTATTTTTAGCAAGTTCATGACATTCGACCAAGAATTAGAAGCAAGCCTTACTCCTAAAGATCAACCAAAACAATTCAGCTTGCTGCCCGAAGAAGGCTCCTCGGAAAAAGTCGAGTCTGAAGTAACTAGGAATTACATGATTGTCACCACCTCTGACATCAAAGGACTTATAGAAAAATATGAGAAATCAAAAAGGTCTACATTAGATTTTTACAGAAAACTAACTCGTTCGAACAGGGTTTATATAATTGATGGACCTAGTTTAGTTCCAGTATTGCAGAAGACTTATCGAAAGTTACATGTTCTGCCCAGTAATTTTGAATTATCTTCCACGCAACACTTTATCCATATTGGAAATGTTTACCTGGGTGTAATTCCTGCACCTGAAATTGCTAGACTTTACGATGAGTTTGGAGATGCACTATTTTTGGAAAATATACGTGAGTTTTTAGGAGTTCTAGGCCAAAGAAATTCCTTGACTGACGTTAACAGAGAAATATTGGAGTCTTTGGAGAAAGATCCAGAAAATTTTCTTGCAAAGAATAATGGTCTTACTTTTCGTGCTGGCCAAGTTAGCCTGATTAGTGAAAACACCTTATCCCTAAGAAGCGCAAGCATTGTAAATGGACTTCAAACGACAATGTCTATTGTTGAGCAGCCTTCTCCGAAAAGCTATGTTTCAGTAAAAATTGTGGAGACAGAACATTCTTGGGAAATAGCAAAAGCTTCAAACTTTCAAAACAAGGTAGACAGAATTGATTTAGACCTTGCTGAATACATAAGACCTCGACAAATTAGGACATCTGCAAGTAACGCTGGCATAAGCTTTGAGTATCTTCAAAACAAAAAGGAAGATAACGTATTTGAAGTTCTTGAAACCATTTATCAAGATAGGGTAAGTTATCAAGAGATAAGATCCCTGTTTATTGGGATTTTTAGTCGAAATCCAAACAATATTATCAACCCAGATTATAATCAACTTAGGACGGATCTAATAGATAGAATTTATGCGGAAGATCCTAGGGGCGAAAAACTATTTTCGACTCTGTTCTCTATACAAGCTCTGATCCAAAGGGCCGCTGAAGAAGTTCAAGATATCTTTAGAGGCAAAGAATATTCTGATCTATTCAAGAGATTCTGGGAAGAGGCAAAGCCAAACTACAGAGCCTTCCTTGCTATATTAGCTATGTGCGGGTGCGTGAGAAGTAACATATACCAGGATTCGGGAAAACTTGATTTTGAATCGATATCTATATTTTTAGAGAGAGTCACTGAAGTGGTGGATGGCAGCCCTGATGTGTATATTCGCTATTTTCGACATTCATTTAAAACTGTAGCCAGTCACCTCATCAGCCAAGGAAATTCCAAAGAGGTAACTCTACAAAACATGTATCGGTCAATGCACCGGGCTCAGTTTTCTCCGCTGTTTTTGCAAGTTTGCATGAATGCTGATGATGATGATTTCCTGCGAAAGCCTCAATTATGA